One region of Natronolimnobius baerhuensis genomic DNA includes:
- a CDS encoding methylglyoxal synthase, translating into MTRVALIAHDEKKADLIEFAQAHEQQLQEYDLLATGTTGQRLMDETDLEVERKQSGPLGGDLMIGGEVAEDIIDGIVFLRDPLRAQPHEPDISALLRICDVHDTALATNLASAEFLIEGLAD; encoded by the coding sequence ATGACCCGTGTTGCACTTATCGCCCACGACGAGAAGAAAGCGGATCTAATCGAGTTTGCACAGGCCCACGAACAGCAACTCCAGGAGTACGACCTGCTCGCGACTGGCACCACGGGACAGCGACTGATGGACGAAACCGACCTCGAGGTCGAGCGAAAGCAATCGGGACCGCTTGGTGGCGACCTGATGATCGGCGGCGAGGTCGCAGAAGACATTATTGACGGCATCGTCTTCTTGCGAGACCCACTTCGTGCCCAGCCACACGAGCCGGATATCTCTGCGCTGTTGCGGATCTGTGACGTCCACGACACTGCGCTTGCGACAAACCTTGCTTCTGCGGAATTCCTCATCGAGGGCCTCGCAGATTGA